The Cellulomonas fulva genome includes a window with the following:
- a CDS encoding Na+/H+ antiporter subunit E has product MSLHPRRARPKVAWGTIAWLTVVWVFLWGDLTIGNVLAGAVLALVVTTGLRMAPVDFHGRVHPWGLARLVGRFAVDLVRASFEVAVIALRPGYTPRGAVIGVQLRSHSDLYLTMTAELCSLVPGSLVVEAHRLTGVLYLHVLDVRQSGGIEAARQSVLDQEERVLRAFASPAELRSAGLLGPERTEARA; this is encoded by the coding sequence ATGAGCCTGCACCCGCGGCGCGCGCGCCCCAAGGTCGCGTGGGGCACGATCGCGTGGCTCACGGTCGTCTGGGTGTTCCTGTGGGGCGACCTCACGATCGGCAACGTCCTCGCCGGCGCGGTCCTCGCGCTCGTCGTGACGACGGGGCTGCGGATGGCGCCGGTCGACTTCCACGGCCGCGTGCACCCGTGGGGGCTCGCGCGGCTGGTCGGGCGGTTCGCGGTGGACCTGGTCCGGGCCTCGTTCGAGGTCGCGGTGATCGCGCTGCGTCCGGGCTACACGCCGCGCGGCGCGGTGATCGGCGTGCAGCTGCGCAGCCACTCGGACCTCTACCTGACGATGACCGCGGAGCTGTGCTCGCTGGTCCCCGGCTCGCTGGTGGTCGAGGCGCACCGCCTCACGGGGGTGCTGTACCTGCACGTGCTGGACGTGCGGCAGTCCGGCGGGATCGAGGCCGCGCGGCAGTCGGTGCTGGACCAGGAGGAGCGGGTGCTGCGGGCCTTCGCCTCGCCGGCCGAGCTGCGCTCCGCGGGACTGCTGGGGCCGGAGCGGACGGAGGCGCGCGCATGA
- a CDS encoding monovalent cation/H+ antiporter complex subunit F, with translation MSWVIWAAAAMITVGAALAVVRAEKGPSMLDRTVALDITVTAMIAAVALYAASDRRTDVVPVLVVLSLVGFVGSVTIARFASVEPEGEGRVRTREEIAAEEAQRRQDELDEMREGHVPDEHHGGGAEGEVR, from the coding sequence ATGAGCTGGGTGATCTGGGCGGCCGCCGCGATGATCACGGTGGGCGCCGCGCTCGCGGTGGTCCGCGCGGAGAAGGGGCCGTCGATGCTGGACCGGACGGTCGCGCTGGACATCACCGTGACTGCCATGATCGCGGCGGTCGCGCTCTACGCCGCCAGCGACCGGCGCACGGACGTGGTGCCCGTGCTCGTCGTGCTCTCGCTCGTCGGGTTCGTGGGGTCGGTGACGATCGCGCGGTTCGCGTCGGTGGAGCCCGAGGGCGAGGGGCGGGTGCGCACGCGCGAGGAGATCGCCGCGGAGGAGGCGCAGCGCCGCCAGGACGAGCTCGACGAGATGCGGGAGGGCCACGTGCCCGACGAGCACCACGGCGGCGGAGCGGAGGGGGAGGTCCGATGA
- the mnhG gene encoding monovalent cation/H(+) antiporter subunit G, with protein MTADDWDVVADVASAICLLGGALMVLAAGAGVLRFPDLLSRMHAGTKPQTFGLILVLAGLALRLRSGGAVWALVLVAVFGLLTAPVAAHMVGRAGYRTGKVRSDLLVTDELTHDLDQARERDGHEPR; from the coding sequence ATGACGGCCGACGACTGGGACGTGGTGGCCGACGTGGCCTCGGCGATCTGCCTCCTGGGTGGAGCGCTCATGGTGCTCGCGGCCGGGGCGGGCGTGCTGCGCTTCCCGGACCTGCTCTCGCGCATGCACGCGGGCACCAAGCCGCAGACGTTCGGGCTGATCCTGGTGCTCGCCGGTCTGGCGCTGCGGCTGCGCTCGGGCGGCGCCGTGTGGGCGCTCGTGCTCGTCGCGGTCTTCGGGCTGCTCACCGCCCCGGTCGCCGCGCACATGGTGGGCCGGGCCGGCTACCGGACCGGCAAGGTGCGCAGCGACCTGCTGGTCACCGACGAGCTCACGCACGACCTGGACCAGGCCCGCGAGCGCGACGGGCACGAGCCGCGCTGA
- a CDS encoding ABC transporter ATP-binding protein, producing MTLLSARDVVARPGTSTALRGAWLEVRAGESVTLLGAPSSGTTTLLLCLAGLVRPVAGRVVLDGTDLAALRPQALAAVRLRELGLVFPDGDLLPELSLLENVELPLVRAGATGAEARSRAGDLLDRMLVGAGAGRLPHEVSAGQRQRAAVARALVHRPRVVLADEPTGNLDAPQAHAFMDLLVAATRDLGTALVVATRDAAVAAHTDRAVELRGGRVRTPEPALLP from the coding sequence ATGACACTGCTGTCCGCACGCGACGTGGTCGCGCGCCCCGGAACCAGCACCGCGCTGCGCGGTGCGTGGCTCGAGGTGCGCGCGGGCGAGTCCGTCACGCTGCTCGGCGCGCCGTCGTCCGGCACCACCACGCTCCTGCTCTGCCTCGCCGGCCTGGTGCGCCCCGTCGCCGGACGCGTCGTGCTCGACGGCACGGACCTCGCCGCGCTGCGCCCCCAGGCCCTCGCCGCGGTCCGGCTGCGCGAGCTCGGCCTCGTCTTCCCCGACGGCGACCTGCTGCCCGAGCTGTCGCTGCTCGAGAACGTCGAGCTCCCCCTGGTCCGGGCGGGCGCCACGGGCGCGGAGGCGCGGTCGCGCGCGGGCGACCTGCTGGACCGCATGCTCGTCGGCGCGGGCGCCGGCCGGCTCCCCCACGAGGTCTCGGCCGGTCAGCGGCAGCGTGCCGCGGTCGCCCGGGCCCTCGTCCACCGGCCCCGCGTCGTCCTGGCCGACGAGCCGACCGGCAACCTCGACGCGCCGCAGGCCCACGCCTTCATGGACCTGCTGGTCGCGGCGACCCGGGACCTGGGCACCGCACTCGTCGTCGCGACCCGCGACGCAGCCGTCGCCGCGCACACCGACCGCGCGGTGGAGCTGCGCGGCGGCCGGGTCCGCACGCCGGAGCCCGCGCTGCTCCCCTGA
- a CDS encoding phytoene desaturase family protein, whose translation MRGRGEGHTDVVVVGSGPNGLAAAVTCARAGLGVTVLEAQSTTGGGARTLDLGLADGLVHDVCSAVHPMAWASPFFRELDLGARGVELLTPEVSYAQPLAGGRAGIAYRDLQRTVEGLGPDGPAWRSLVGRLAERWEDVVALALSDKRSIPPGLLPGGVPAAVAFGLAVLEQGTRAWDQRFRGDVAPALLTGVAAHAISPMPALAAAGTALLLGSLAHVGDGWPIPRGGSRAITDALRADLEAHGGVVHTDHPVRSLDDLPHGHAYLFDTSPRTLVEVLGDELPARSRAALERFRYGDAAAKVDYVLSGPVPWAAPEMALAGTVHVGGTRAQMAAAEATVARGRHAERPMALVSDPSVVDETRRAGGLRPLWTYAHVPHGSDVDVTEAVTAHIEQYAPGFRDVVVASRCVPAAQMAQHNQNYVGGDISAGAATMVQMIARPTLRRDPYAVGRDGVYLCSASTPPGPGVHGMGGWFAATRAMREVFGITEAPSLRP comes from the coding sequence GTGCGCGGGCGCGGCGAGGGGCACACCGACGTCGTCGTCGTCGGCTCCGGCCCCAACGGCCTGGCCGCCGCGGTCACGTGCGCCCGGGCGGGCCTCGGGGTGACGGTGCTGGAGGCGCAGTCCACCACCGGCGGCGGAGCGCGCACGCTCGACCTGGGCCTCGCGGACGGCCTGGTGCACGACGTCTGCTCCGCGGTGCACCCGATGGCGTGGGCGTCGCCGTTCTTCCGCGAGCTCGACCTCGGGGCGCGCGGGGTGGAGCTGCTGACGCCCGAGGTCTCGTACGCGCAGCCGCTCGCCGGCGGGCGCGCCGGGATCGCCTACCGGGACCTGCAGCGCACCGTGGAGGGTCTCGGCCCCGACGGACCGGCGTGGCGCTCGCTCGTCGGACGCCTGGCGGAGCGCTGGGAGGACGTCGTCGCGCTCGCGCTGAGCGACAAGCGCAGCATCCCGCCCGGCCTCCTCCCCGGGGGCGTCCCCGCGGCGGTGGCGTTCGGCCTCGCGGTGCTCGAGCAGGGCACGCGCGCATGGGACCAGCGGTTCCGCGGTGACGTCGCACCCGCGCTGCTCACGGGCGTCGCGGCGCACGCGATCTCGCCCATGCCCGCCCTCGCCGCGGCGGGCACGGCCCTGCTGCTCGGGTCGCTGGCGCACGTCGGCGACGGCTGGCCCATCCCGCGGGGCGGCTCGCGCGCGATCACCGACGCCCTGCGGGCCGACCTCGAGGCGCACGGCGGCGTCGTCCACACCGACCACCCGGTGCGTTCGCTCGACGACCTGCCGCACGGCCACGCCTACCTGTTCGACACCTCGCCGCGGACCCTCGTGGAGGTGCTGGGCGACGAGCTGCCCGCGCGCTCCCGCGCGGCGCTGGAGCGGTTCCGGTACGGCGACGCCGCGGCGAAGGTCGACTACGTCCTGTCCGGACCCGTGCCGTGGGCCGCCCCGGAGATGGCGCTCGCGGGCACGGTGCACGTCGGCGGCACGCGCGCGCAGATGGCGGCCGCCGAGGCGACCGTCGCGCGCGGCCGGCACGCGGAGCGGCCGATGGCGCTGGTGAGCGACCCGTCGGTGGTGGACGAGACCCGCCGGGCGGGCGGGCTGCGGCCGCTGTGGACGTACGCGCACGTGCCCCACGGCTCGGACGTCGACGTGACCGAGGCGGTCACCGCGCACATCGAGCAGTACGCGCCCGGGTTCCGCGACGTCGTCGTCGCGAGCCGGTGCGTGCCCGCCGCGCAGATGGCGCAGCACAACCAGAACTACGTGGGCGGCGACATCTCGGCGGGCGCGGCGACGATGGTGCAGATGATCGCGCGCCCGACGCTGCGCCGGGACCCGTACGCCGTGGGCCGCGACGGCGTCTACCTCTGCTCGGCCTCGACGCCGCCCGGCCCGGGCGTGCACGGCATGGGCGGGTGGTTCGCGGCGACCCGCGCGATGCGCGAGGTCTTCGGCATCACCGAGGCGCCGTCGCTGCGCCCCTGA
- a CDS encoding DUF4235 domain-containing protein translates to MADKPSTPLLAKVVGLAAAAAAAWVASQVVDRSWQAARGHKPPKAEDPGDAGLSEILAAAALTGAVVAVARVFATRGAARFAEHAKSDPDIPDLTD, encoded by the coding sequence ATGGCAGACAAGCCCTCCACGCCCCTGCTCGCGAAGGTCGTCGGGCTCGCGGCGGCCGCGGCGGCCGCCTGGGTCGCGTCGCAGGTCGTCGACCGCTCGTGGCAGGCCGCGCGTGGTCACAAGCCCCCGAAGGCCGAGGACCCGGGCGACGCCGGTCTCTCCGAGATCCTCGCCGCAGCGGCGCTCACGGGCGCCGTCGTCGCGGTCGCGCGAGTGTTCGCCACGCGCGGCGCGGCGCGGTTCGCCGAGCACGCCAAGAGCGACCCGGACATCCCCGACCTCACGGACTGA